One Mycolicibacterium doricum genomic window, ACCCCTCGAAGGTGCTGCACCGGGTGCGCGACGACGCGCAGGACGCCGAGGTGATGGACCTCAACTCCACGCCCACGTTCTTCGTCAACGGGAAGCGCCACAAGGGGCCGTGGGATGCGGCCAGCCTGATCCGCGCGCTGGAGGCCGGCCGACCACCGCACTGAGCGTCCGCTCAGGACGCCTGGTTTGGCGAGCGTGAGAGATGTGCTGGACACCCGTTCCGTGAACTTTCCCGAGGTGCCATGCTGAGCGGTATGGATCAGTACCGGCGCGACGGCCTGGTGTTCGATGTGCGTGACGAGGGACCGGCGGACGGCCCGGTTGTGGTGCTGCTGCACGGATTCCCCCAGCGCAACAGCAGCTGGGACGCGATCATCGAGCGGCTCACCGCGCAGGGCTACCGCTGCCTGGCGCCGAACCAGCGGGGATATTCGCCCGGCGCGCGGCCGCGGCGCCGCCGTGACTACCGCATGGCGGAACTGGTCGCCGACGTCGGCGCGCTGATCGACGCCAGCGGCGCGCAGCGCGTGCACGTCGTCGGCCACGACTGGGGTGCGGCGGTCGCGTGGAGCGTCGCCGCGGAGATGCCCGAGCGGCTCGCCACGGTGGTCCCGGTGTCGGTGCCGCATCCGGGAGCGTTCCTCAAGGCGCTCGCGACCAGCAGGCAGGGCCTGGCGTCCTGGTACATGTATTTCTTCCAGCTGCCCTATGTGCCCGAACTACTGCTGACCCGGCGACGGGGCGCGTTGGCGACGGGGGCGCTGCGCCGCATGGGACAGACCCAAGCCGCCGCCGAGCGCGACGTCGCCGCCATGCTGGAACCGGGAGCCCTGACCGCAGGCATCAACTGGTACCGCGGGATGCCGTTGATGGATCCGCGCGCCACCGGCGGCAAGATCACCGTGCCGACGATGTTCGTGTGGAGCGACGAGGATCCCGCGCTGCTGGCCAAGGGCGCCTACGACACCGCGCGCTACGTGTCGGGGAAGTACCGGTTCGAGATCATGTCCGGGGCCTCGCACTGGATCCCCGAGGAACGGCCCGACGAACTCGCGGGCCTGCTGCTGGAGTGGTTCGCCGCCCACCCGACCACCTGAGCCCGCACCGTACGGTTGGGGCAGTGGGTGATCCCAGCAAGTCGATCGTCGAATTCCCCGCCCGCATCGGTGTCTGGTGGGCCAGTGAGACGTGGTCGATCACCGACGCGCAGGACGTCGCAAGGGAGATCGAGGCGCTCGGCTTCGGCTCACTGTTCATCCCCGAGGTGGCGGGCAAGGAGTGCCTGACGCAGTCGGCGGCGTTCCTGGCGGCCACCGACCGGCTGGTAGTCGGTACCGGCATCGCCAACATCCACGTTCGGCTGCCCTCGGCGGCGGAGACCGGGGGGCGCACGCTGGGCGCGCTGCACCCGAACCGCTTCGTGCTCGGGCTCGGAGTGAGCCACGCTCCGCTGGTCGAACACGCGATGGGCGGGACGTACGCGAAACCGCTCGCGACCATGCGCACCTATCTCGAGCGGATGGCCGCGGTGTCCGAGGCGATCGAACCCGGTGCGCCGCGGCCGGTCCGGCTGCTCGCGGCCTTGGGCCCGAAGATGATCGAGCTGTCCGGGACCTACGCCGACGGTGCCCATCCGTACCTCGTCACGCCCGGGCAGACCCGCACCACACGTCAGATCCTCGGGCCGGACAAGTGGATCGTCTCCGAGCAGGCGGTCGCGATCGGCGGCGACGACGCCGACCAGCTGCGTCGCGCGCACCAACACCTCGACGTATACAGCGGGCTGCCGAACTACCGGAATTCCTGGTTGCGTCAGGGATTCGACGAATCGGATCTGGTGCGCGGCGGCTCGGATCGATTGGCCCGCGCGATCGTCGGCATGGGATCGGTCGAGCAGGCCGCCGCCTCGGTGACCGCACACCTCGACGCCGGCGCCGACCATGTGGTGCTGCAGGTCCTCGGCGACGATCCGACGGCCGATCCGCGGCCGGCGCTGCGTGAGCTCGCCGACGTGCTGGGGCTCAGAACGTAGCTCTCAGCGCGGCGGAGCCCTCCACTATTGGGGACATGCGGGGCCCTGCGGCGGAACTTCGGGGGACACGACGCCGACGGCCGCATTCTCGTGGCACGATCACCACGAGGAGCATCGATGACGTCACCACTGACCGACCTGGGTGTCCGTCTACCCGTGATCGCCGCACCCATGGCGGGCGGCGCCACGACCGCCGCCATGGTCAACGCGGCCGCCGCCGCGGGCAGCCTCAGTCTGCTCGCAGCGGGGTACAAGACGCCCGAAGCCCTGCGGACGGAGATCGCGACCGTGCGCGCGGCGTCGGTCCCGTTCGGCGTCAACGTCTTCGCGCCGAACCCGGTGCCCATCGACGTCGACGCCTATCGCCGGTACGCGGCCGCCGTCCAATCCGAGGCGGACCGCTATGGCCTGACCCTGCCCGCCGACCCGAATGACGACGACGATGCGTTCGACGCGAAGATCGACCTGCTGCGCGCCGATCCGGTGCCGATCGTGAGTTTCACCTTCGGCCTGCCCGGCGGCGACGTCATCCGGGCGTTGCAGAAGGCCGGCACCACGGTCGTTCAGACCGTCACCTCGGTGCAGGAAGCCGAGGCGTCCGCGGCCGCCGGGGTCGACATGCTCGCCGTGCAGGGGTGGGTCGCCGGCGGGCACTCGGGCACCTTCACTCCCGAGCGCATGCCCGCACCGGTGCCGCTCACCGACCTCGTGCGACAGGTGCTCGACAAGGTCGGTCTACCCGTCATCGCGGCAGGCGGACTCGCCGCCGCCTCTGAGGTGACAGCGGTGCTGCGCGCCGGGGCGTCCGCCGCGGCCGTCGGCACAGTGCTGTTGCGAGCCGAGGAGAGCGGCGCCTCGGCCTCCCACAAAGCCGCGCTGGCTGATCCATCGCGCACCGAGACGGTCCTCACCCGTGCATTCACCGGGCGCCCCGCACGCGGGCTGCGCAACCGGTTCATCGACCGGTTCGAGGCCTCCGCGCCGCTGGGTTATCCCGCGATCCACCACCTGACGAGCCCGCTGCGCAAAGCGGCGGCCGCGGCCGGCGACTCCGACGTCATCCACCTGTGGGCCGGTACGGGCTACCGGCACGCCGCCGAGAAGCCGACAGCGGCGATCCTGACCGAGCTCGCCGGTTAAGCCAGATCGATCGGCCGAGCGGCGATCCCGGCCTGCTTCGCGGCGCGGCGCCGCTTGTAGTACTCGATGAACATGGGCGCGACTGAGGCCAGCACGATGGCGATGAAGATCGGTTCGAGCAGCTTCTGGATGATCTCGAACTGGCCGAGGGTGTAGCCCAGCAGCACCAGCCCGACCCCCCAGACAACGGCGCCGAGGATGTTGAACAGCGCGAAGACCGGATAACTCATCCGGGCAGCGCCCGCGGTGAGGGGGGCCAGCGTCCGCACGATCGGCACGAACCGGGCGAGCACGATCGCGAACGGTCCGCGCGCCTCGAAGAACAGATGCGCCTCGTCGAGGTACTTCTGCTTGAGGAACCGGGCGTCGGGTTTGAACATCGCCGTGCCGACGTTGCGGCCGATCCAGTAGCCGACTTGGCCGCCCAGGATCGCGGCGATGGGGATGAAGACCAGCAGCTGCCACAGCTGGAAGTTGATCGGCTCACCGCCGTCGGCGGCCACCGCGGCCGTCCCGGCCGCCAACATGCCCGCCACGAACAGCAGCGAGTCACCGGGAAGTACCGGGAACAGCAGCCCGGATTCGACGAAGATCACGACCAGCAGGCCCACCAGCGCCCAGGTCCCGAAGTAGCCGAGCAGCGTCATCGGATCCAGGAAGTCGGGCATGAGGGCCAGATGGGTGGTCGTCATGGGTACCCAAGATACCGGTCCAGGGTTGCCGCCACCCGGAGCGAGCCGTTGACCCTCGTCCACGTCGGCCGAGGCCTACGCCGCGATGGACCAGCGCCGCGCGGTACCGCTTGGTTCTCACCAGGTGATCACGCCCGAATAGGGGGATACTTCCTCTATGCCGATTGCCACCCCTGAGGTGTACGCCGAGATGCTGAACCGCGCCAAGCAGCATTCGTTCGCGTTCCCCGCCATCAACTGCACATCGTCGGAGACCGTCAACGCCGCCATCAAGGGATTCGCCGACGCCGGTAGTGACGGCATCATCCAAGTTTCCACCGGCGGAGCCGAATTCGCCTCCGGGCTGGGCGTCAGGGAGATGGTGACCGGCGCCGTCGCGCTGGCCGAGTTCGCCCACGTGATCGCCGAGAAGTATCCGATCACCGTCGCTTTGCACACCGACCACTGTCCGAAGGACAAACTCGACACCTACGTCCGCCCGCTGCTGGCCATCTCCGCCGATCGCGTCGCCGCGGGCGGTGACCCGCTGTTCCAGTCGCACATGTGGGACGGATCGGCCGTGCCGATCGACGAGAACCTCACGATCGCGCGGGAGTTGCTCGCACAAGCCGCCGCGGCCAGGATCATCCTCGAGGTGGAGATCGGCGTGGTGGGCGGCGAAGAGGACGGCGTCGAGGCCGAGATCAACGACAAGCTCTACACCACGTGGGAGGACTTCGAGAAGACCATCGACGCCCTCGGCGCGGGTGAGCGCGGCCGGTATCTGCTGGCCGCCACGTTCGGCAACGTGCACGGCGTGTACAAGCCCGGCAACGTCAAACTCAGGCCCGAGGTGCTGGCGGAGGGACAGAAGGTGGCCGCCGCGAAGCTCGGCCTGGACTCCGACGCGCAGCCTTTCGACTTCGTGTTCCACGGCGGCTCCGGGTCGTTGAAGTCCGAGATCGAGGACGCGTTGCGCTACGGCGTGGTCAAGATGAACGTCGACACCGACACCCAGTACGCGTTCACCCGGCCGATCGCCGGGCACATGTTCACCCACTACGACGGTGTCCTCAAGGTCGACGGCGAGGTCGGCGACAAGAAGGTCTACGACCCGCGCAGTTATCTGAAGAAGGCCGAGGCGGGAATGGTCGAACGGGTCGTCGAGGCCTGCCGGGATCTCCACAGCGAGGGCCGCTCGGTCACGGCGAGTTAGGGCGACGGGGCCTGGCAGATCTTCCACTGGTCGTCGCGGAACTCCAGGTCGAAGCTCCGGGTCGAGCGGGTCTGCGGGGCGTAGGCCATGAATGCGGTGACGTTGGCCTCCGCATGGTCGCCGTTGACGACGATCTGGTCGATGCTGGCGACTACCGGGTACTGCTTGGCGGCGGCCACCCGTTTGTGGGTCTCCTCCCACGCCTTGTCGTCGTAGTTGACGTAGCTGTCGCGCTTGGCGCCGCAGGTGATGCTCCGCAGTGTCGCCAGATCGCCGCTCTGGATCGCGACGTCGAACTGCTCGATTGTCGCGCGGACCTGGTCCTCCTGCGAAGTCGCCGACCCGGACCCGCGGGTCAGCAGGATCGTGCCGAGGATCGCGATCGCCACGAGCGCAGCGATGACCAACACGACGGCCACCACCCAGCCCCAACTGCGCCGCCCCTGCTGCGGCGGCGTGGGAGCGTCTCCGCGTGGAGGGATGACCTGTGGGCCGGCGGCCTTCTGCGCGGCGAACGGGTCGGTGGCGGATCCGGTGTGGCCGGTCTCCGGCCTCGGGAACACCTCGGTCGCGGGCTCTGGCGGCGGATCGATCTTCTGGGTGGATCCGGCGTCGAAGCTCGACGGCGCGGTGAAGCGGCGTTCACCGTCC contains:
- a CDS encoding alpha/beta fold hydrolase, which gives rise to MDQYRRDGLVFDVRDEGPADGPVVVLLHGFPQRNSSWDAIIERLTAQGYRCLAPNQRGYSPGARPRRRRDYRMAELVADVGALIDASGAQRVHVVGHDWGAAVAWSVAAEMPERLATVVPVSVPHPGAFLKALATSRQGLASWYMYFFQLPYVPELLLTRRRGALATGALRRMGQTQAAAERDVAAMLEPGALTAGINWYRGMPLMDPRATGGKITVPTMFVWSDEDPALLAKGAYDTARYVSGKYRFEIMSGASHWIPEERPDELAGLLLEWFAAHPTT
- a CDS encoding LLM class F420-dependent oxidoreductase, which produces MGDPSKSIVEFPARIGVWWASETWSITDAQDVAREIEALGFGSLFIPEVAGKECLTQSAAFLAATDRLVVGTGIANIHVRLPSAAETGGRTLGALHPNRFVLGLGVSHAPLVEHAMGGTYAKPLATMRTYLERMAAVSEAIEPGAPRPVRLLAALGPKMIELSGTYADGAHPYLVTPGQTRTTRQILGPDKWIVSEQAVAIGGDDADQLRRAHQHLDVYSGLPNYRNSWLRQGFDESDLVRGGSDRLARAIVGMGSVEQAAASVTAHLDAGADHVVLQVLGDDPTADPRPALRELADVLGLRT
- a CDS encoding nitronate monooxygenase, yielding MTSPLTDLGVRLPVIAAPMAGGATTAAMVNAAAAAGSLSLLAAGYKTPEALRTEIATVRAASVPFGVNVFAPNPVPIDVDAYRRYAAAVQSEADRYGLTLPADPNDDDDAFDAKIDLLRADPVPIVSFTFGLPGGDVIRALQKAGTTVVQTVTSVQEAEASAAAGVDMLAVQGWVAGGHSGTFTPERMPAPVPLTDLVRQVLDKVGLPVIAAGGLAAASEVTAVLRAGASAAAVGTVLLRAEESGASASHKAALADPSRTETVLTRAFTGRPARGLRNRFIDRFEASAPLGYPAIHHLTSPLRKAAAAAGDSDVIHLWAGTGYRHAAEKPTAAILTELAG
- a CDS encoding VTT domain-containing protein; its protein translation is MTTTHLALMPDFLDPMTLLGYFGTWALVGLLVVIFVESGLLFPVLPGDSLLFVAGMLAAGTAAVAADGGEPINFQLWQLLVFIPIAAILGGQVGYWIGRNVGTAMFKPDARFLKQKYLDEAHLFFEARGPFAIVLARFVPIVRTLAPLTAGAARMSYPVFALFNILGAVVWGVGLVLLGYTLGQFEIIQKLLEPIFIAIVLASVAPMFIEYYKRRRAAKQAGIAARPIDLA
- the fbaA gene encoding class II fructose-bisphosphate aldolase, with protein sequence MPIATPEVYAEMLNRAKQHSFAFPAINCTSSETVNAAIKGFADAGSDGIIQVSTGGAEFASGLGVREMVTGAVALAEFAHVIAEKYPITVALHTDHCPKDKLDTYVRPLLAISADRVAAGGDPLFQSHMWDGSAVPIDENLTIARELLAQAAAARIILEVEIGVVGGEEDGVEAEINDKLYTTWEDFEKTIDALGAGERGRYLLAATFGNVHGVYKPGNVKLRPEVLAEGQKVAAAKLGLDSDAQPFDFVFHGGSGSLKSEIEDALRYGVVKMNVDTDTQYAFTRPIAGHMFTHYDGVLKVDGEVGDKKVYDPRSYLKKAEAGMVERVVEACRDLHSEGRSVTAS
- a CDS encoding Rv0361 family membrane protein gives rise to the protein MSNPRGPEQGDEPAVPSDGERRFTAPSSFDAGSTQKIDPPPEPATEVFPRPETGHTGSATDPFAAQKAAGPQVIPPRGDAPTPPQQGRRSWGWVVAVVLVIAALVAIAILGTILLTRGSGSATSQEDQVRATIEQFDVAIQSGDLATLRSITCGAKRDSYVNYDDKAWEETHKRVAAAKQYPVVASIDQIVVNGDHAEANVTAFMAYAPQTRSTRSFDLEFRDDQWKICQAPSP